In the genome of Nocardia sp. NBC_00416, one region contains:
- a CDS encoding alpha/beta fold hydrolase, whose product MPVRAAPQVQVVRTTANSVELAVAVAGSGPALVLLHGWPHTHRVWDEVVPALSREHRVIAPDLRGLGDSARPREGYDAATIAADIAGLLDALELPTAAVMALDASVPAAFLFAMGHPERVRRLVLMESLLTPLTGAEEFLAAGPPWWFGFHAVAGLAETVLPGHEAEYINWFLTAGTSHPDRVPAELRAAFVRAYTGTESLRSGFAYYRAMPENARQIAAAAAAARLRVPTLAVGAGSVGPALHRQLSTIADDLTGHLIPDCGHIIPLDRPDALLAAVMPFLR is encoded by the coding sequence ATGCCCGTACGCGCCGCACCGCAGGTTCAGGTCGTGCGGACAACCGCGAATTCCGTCGAGCTCGCCGTGGCGGTCGCCGGCTCCGGTCCCGCGCTCGTCCTGCTGCACGGGTGGCCGCACACCCACCGGGTCTGGGACGAGGTGGTTCCGGCGCTGTCCCGAGAGCATCGGGTGATCGCCCCGGACCTGCGCGGTCTCGGTGACAGCGCCCGGCCGCGGGAGGGCTACGACGCGGCGACGATCGCCGCGGATATCGCGGGGCTGCTCGACGCCCTCGAGCTGCCCACCGCCGCGGTGATGGCGCTGGACGCCTCGGTGCCGGCGGCATTCCTGTTCGCGATGGGGCACCCCGAGCGCGTACGCCGGCTCGTGCTGATGGAATCACTGCTCACGCCGCTGACCGGTGCGGAAGAGTTTCTGGCCGCCGGGCCGCCGTGGTGGTTCGGCTTCCATGCGGTGGCCGGCCTCGCCGAAACAGTCCTACCGGGCCACGAGGCCGAGTACATCAACTGGTTCCTGACGGCGGGCACCAGCCACCCCGACCGGGTCCCCGCCGAACTCCGTGCGGCTTTCGTGCGCGCCTACACCGGAACCGAATCCCTGCGCAGCGGTTTCGCCTATTACCGGGCGATGCCCGAGAACGCCCGCCAGATCGCCGCCGCGGCCGCCGCCGCACGGCTGCGCGTACCGACACTGGCAGTGGGCGCCGGCAGCGTCGGCCCTGCCCTGCACCGCCAGCTGAGCACAATCGCCGATGATCTCACCGGCCACCTGATCCCGGATTGCGGCCACATCATCCCACTCGACCGCCCCGACGCCCTGCTCGCCGCGGTGATGCCCTTCCTACGCTGA
- a CDS encoding winged helix-turn-helix transcriptional regulator: MEQDGTPAKPGHSGVTGRRGDLFVPDCPTRQLLDRLGTKWVSMAVTVLSAESPGTVRFGELRRRMPGVSQKMLSQTLQGLVADGLVTRHVEATIPPQVHYGLTELGRSLELRLAALRDWAETHMPEIAAYRAGTGSVQGAGGPVGGH, translated from the coding sequence GTGGAACAAGACGGCACTCCGGCGAAACCTGGTCACTCCGGGGTAACCGGGCGGCGCGGCGACCTGTTCGTTCCGGACTGCCCGACTCGGCAGTTGCTCGATCGTCTCGGGACGAAATGGGTGTCGATGGCCGTCACAGTGCTGTCCGCGGAAAGCCCGGGAACGGTTCGATTCGGCGAGCTGCGCAGGCGCATGCCCGGTGTCTCACAGAAAATGTTGTCGCAGACACTGCAGGGGCTCGTCGCGGACGGGCTCGTGACCCGGCACGTGGAGGCGACGATCCCGCCGCAGGTCCACTACGGGCTCACCGAACTCGGGCGATCGCTCGAACTACGGCTCGCGGCCCTTCGGGACTGGGCCGAGACCCATATGCCGGAGATCGCCGCGTACCGGGCCGGTACCGGTTCGGTCCAGGGCGCCGGCGGACCGGTCGGCGGTCACTGA
- a CDS encoding diguanylate cyclase domain-containing protein, with protein sequence MDESGHDQLVRSWSRALHATGESDPPDPAIDQLLHWLVYDLAQELTTPHFDPDAGARAGAALATAGPAAHDVVAASAPILWSLVGESADAEAIQRMSVLLAKFGEGFGARRQMLFTAHDYSDEAARRSDERFRVVFDNAAVAIAIGDTNGILLDANQVLADMIGVPADKLRGISVYEFAHPEDRERIRRLVYERLVPHRRGTVKLDQQIGRADGSYGWASFSITFVEGSEGHPNYLLAMGEDVTEQHRMREELHRQARHDPLTGLPNRRHLLERLDATIRNAGAEDHIGLCFVDLDRFKHVNDRYGHGTGDKVLTTVANRLQNSVQGFDCLVARIGGDEFVALVPPPVDDDRMALVAERLLGALADPVGTGGHQLQISASIGAVVTTVEGGQAEALLDAADTGLYHAKNNGKAQWVLHTLGTEPGAGLERIRRDTDEEGTAER encoded by the coding sequence ATGGACGAGTCGGGGCACGACCAGCTGGTCCGCTCGTGGTCTCGCGCACTACACGCGACGGGCGAGTCCGACCCGCCCGACCCCGCGATCGATCAGCTGCTGCACTGGCTGGTCTACGACCTCGCGCAGGAACTCACCACACCACACTTCGATCCCGACGCCGGCGCCAGGGCGGGCGCGGCCCTGGCGACGGCGGGACCGGCAGCACACGATGTGGTCGCTGCTTCCGCGCCGATTCTGTGGTCCCTGGTCGGCGAGAGCGCCGACGCCGAAGCGATACAACGGATGTCGGTACTGCTCGCGAAGTTCGGGGAGGGCTTCGGGGCACGGCGGCAGATGCTGTTCACCGCGCACGACTACAGCGACGAGGCCGCGCGCCGATCCGACGAGCGCTTCCGGGTGGTATTCGACAATGCGGCGGTCGCCATCGCCATCGGCGATACCAACGGCATTCTGCTCGACGCCAACCAGGTGCTCGCCGATATGATCGGCGTCCCGGCCGATAAATTGCGCGGAATATCGGTATACGAGTTCGCGCATCCCGAAGACCGGGAGCGTATCCGCCGGCTCGTCTACGAACGTCTGGTACCACACCGGCGGGGCACCGTGAAGCTGGATCAGCAGATCGGCCGCGCCGACGGCAGCTACGGGTGGGCTTCGTTCTCCATCACATTCGTCGAAGGCAGCGAGGGCCATCCGAATTATCTGCTGGCCATGGGCGAAGATGTCACCGAGCAGCACCGGATGCGTGAAGAGCTGCATCGTCAGGCCCGGCACGACCCGCTCACCGGTCTGCCGAACAGGCGTCATCTGCTCGAGCGGCTGGACGCCACGATCCGCAACGCCGGCGCCGAGGACCATATCGGGTTGTGCTTCGTGGATCTGGACCGGTTCAAACACGTCAACGACCGATACGGTCACGGCACCGGGGACAAGGTGCTGACCACCGTCGCGAACCGGCTGCAGAACAGTGTTCAGGGGTTCGACTGCCTGGTCGCGCGGATCGGCGGAGACGAATTCGTCGCCCTGGTACCGCCGCCGGTCGACGACGACCGGATGGCCCTGGTGGCCGAGCGACTGCTCGGCGCCCTGGCCGACCCGGTCGGTACGGGCGGCCACCAGTTACAGATATCGGCCAGCATCGGGGCGGTGGTGACGACGGTCGAGGGCGGGCAGGCGGAAGCACTGCTCGACGCCGCCGATACCGGGCTGTACCACGCCAAGAACAATGGGAAGGCCCAGTGGGTGCTGCACACGCTCGGCACCGAACCGGGCGCCGGTCTCGAGCGCATCCGGCGCGATACCGACGAGGAAGGCACCGCCGAGAGGTAG
- a CDS encoding terpene synthase family protein, translated as MRAQHDTWIRTGEPWSLRELFSTSDCDIADYCREFRPSNFGGQACGEVERYCRAQGIWLDPGGEHYNSMTPYLHPGPISAERLTVIGLFNAILFWLNDTVGREKFGHLPVDAQHRARTDLDRLSVLLESGAAPGDPSPLESATLDFLSRVAAQSDPRWLDRFVSSTRDHLRTAIRDQNARSRGDLLSTSEYIDLRAQVSGMYPAIALCEFGRDHYLSWDQLATAGLAADLCRLQVLTAEIGALMNDMFSFEKECVVDRSDFNLIPVCLLNSPGATLADAVGAAAAIVRDRFAEFRRLHSALTAHCAEPGIAGSELAAQVQVHLADLTGCVQASWVWQVATNRYKGASIFEENLPSGWNESGPMGKDGHR; from the coding sequence ATGCGTGCACAACATGACACCTGGATTCGCACGGGCGAGCCCTGGTCGTTGCGGGAACTGTTCAGCACATCGGACTGCGATATCGCAGACTACTGCAGAGAATTCCGGCCGAGCAACTTCGGCGGACAGGCATGCGGCGAGGTGGAACGATACTGCCGGGCGCAGGGCATCTGGCTGGATCCCGGAGGTGAACACTACAACAGCATGACCCCGTACCTACATCCCGGACCGATCAGTGCGGAACGGTTGACGGTGATCGGGCTGTTCAACGCAATCCTGTTCTGGCTCAACGACACAGTGGGCCGGGAGAAGTTCGGCCATCTGCCCGTCGACGCACAGCACCGGGCGCGAACGGACCTGGATCGCCTGAGCGTGCTACTGGAGTCGGGTGCCGCGCCCGGTGACCCTTCCCCGCTCGAGTCGGCGACCCTCGACTTCCTGTCCCGAGTGGCGGCGCAGTCCGACCCGCGGTGGCTCGACCGGTTCGTGAGCTCGACCCGCGATCATCTACGGACCGCGATTCGAGATCAGAACGCCCGGTCACGTGGCGACCTGCTGTCCACGAGCGAGTACATCGACCTCCGCGCGCAGGTGTCGGGAATGTATCCGGCGATCGCCCTGTGCGAGTTCGGCCGTGACCATTACCTGTCCTGGGACCAACTGGCCACCGCGGGCCTGGCCGCGGACCTTTGCCGATTACAGGTGCTCACCGCCGAGATAGGCGCGTTGATGAACGATATGTTCTCCTTCGAGAAGGAGTGCGTCGTCGACCGATCCGATTTCAATCTGATCCCGGTGTGCCTGCTGAACAGTCCCGGCGCGACGCTCGCCGACGCTGTCGGCGCGGCCGCCGCGATCGTGCGCGACCGCTTCGCCGAGTTCCGCCGATTACACAGCGCACTCACCGCGCACTGCGCCGAACCGGGCATCGCGGGCAGCGAGCTCGCAGCACAGGTCCAGGTGCATCTCGCCGACCTCACCGGCTGCGTTCAGGCCAGCTGGGTGTGGCAAGTGGCGACGAACCGGTACAAAGGCGCCAGCATCTTCGAGGAGAACCTCCCATCCGGCTGGAATGAGTCGGGGCCCATGGGGAAGGATGGGCATCGTTAG
- a CDS encoding endonuclease/exonuclease/phosphatase family protein, whose product MARKRDGAAVWADELSRLREILERSPQGRPVIAGGDFNATYDHSQFRALASGRFGDAAEQSGAGHLVTYPTDRWWPPVVGIDHILVAGGRAVAAETVGLPGADHRGLVARIRLDRTSR is encoded by the coding sequence ATGGCGAGGAAGCGCGATGGGGCGGCGGTCTGGGCCGACGAATTGTCCCGGCTGCGGGAAATACTCGAGCGCTCGCCGCAGGGCCGTCCGGTGATCGCCGGCGGCGACTTCAACGCGACCTACGATCATTCGCAATTCCGCGCGCTGGCGTCGGGGCGTTTCGGCGACGCCGCCGAACAGTCCGGCGCCGGGCATCTGGTCACCTATCCCACCGACAGGTGGTGGCCGCCCGTAGTCGGCATCGACCACATACTGGTCGCCGGCGGCCGCGCGGTCGCGGCGGAGACGGTGGGTCTACCCGGCGCCGACCATCGCGGCCTGGTGGCGCGGATCCGTCTCGACCGCACGAGCCGGTAG
- a CDS encoding fumarylacetoacetate hydrolase family protein encodes MTISWPPTTADLLPDDHERAVLVGRVMRAEGPSVVTVRDGRLVDITARVATIRDLAEQTDPAEFVRGCPGADIGSVSEILARTPPEFRRPGTPRLLSPIDLQPVKAAGVTFAVSLAERVIEERCGGDASLADRFREQIAERVGTDLSALRPGSAETARLKEALVAEGWWSQYLEVGLGPDAEIFTKSAPMGSVGTAVDIGIHPRSTWNNPEPEVVLLVSASARIVGACLGNDVNLRDFEGRSALLLTAAKDNNASAAVGPFIRLFDDSFDLDTVRKLTVTLRVQGTDRFALRAESSMAEISRDPEELIRQLMGRHHQYPDGVVLFLGTMFAPVADRAEPGQGFTHHIDDLVSISTPTLGSLVNRVRTSDDCEPWEFGTADLFRSLAARGLL; translated from the coding sequence ATGACCATCTCCTGGCCGCCCACCACCGCCGATCTACTACCGGACGATCACGAACGGGCCGTTCTGGTCGGTCGGGTGATGCGCGCCGAGGGACCCAGTGTCGTCACCGTCCGCGACGGGCGGCTGGTGGATATCACGGCCCGGGTCGCGACGATACGCGACCTGGCCGAACAGACCGATCCCGCCGAGTTCGTCCGCGGCTGCCCGGGTGCGGACATCGGCTCGGTGTCGGAGATCCTCGCCCGTACACCGCCGGAATTCCGGCGGCCCGGTACTCCGCGCCTGCTGAGCCCGATCGACTTGCAGCCTGTCAAGGCGGCGGGCGTCACCTTCGCGGTCTCCCTGGCAGAACGAGTCATCGAGGAACGTTGCGGGGGCGACGCGTCCCTGGCGGATCGGTTCCGCGAACAGATCGCCGAACGCGTAGGCACCGACCTGTCCGCGCTGCGGCCCGGCTCCGCGGAGACCGCCCGGCTCAAGGAAGCGCTGGTCGCCGAGGGCTGGTGGAGCCAGTACCTGGAGGTCGGACTCGGCCCGGATGCCGAGATCTTCACCAAATCCGCGCCGATGGGATCGGTCGGCACCGCCGTGGATATCGGCATACATCCCCGCTCCACCTGGAACAATCCCGAACCCGAAGTGGTCCTGCTGGTCTCCGCTTCGGCCCGGATCGTCGGCGCGTGCCTCGGCAACGATGTCAACCTGCGCGACTTCGAGGGCCGGTCGGCCCTACTGCTGACCGCCGCGAAGGACAACAACGCGTCCGCGGCCGTCGGACCGTTCATTCGTCTCTTCGACGACAGCTTCGACCTGGACACGGTGCGGAAGCTGACGGTGACACTCCGGGTGCAGGGCACCGACCGGTTCGCGTTGCGCGCGGAATCGTCGATGGCCGAGATCAGCCGGGATCCCGAAGAGCTGATCCGCCAGCTCATGGGACGCCACCACCAGTACCCGGACGGCGTCGTGCTGTTCCTCGGCACGATGTTCGCCCCCGTCGCCGACCGCGCGGAACCGGGCCAGGGCTTCACTCATCACATCGACGACCTGGTGTCCATCAGCACGCCGACCCTGGGCTCCCTCGTCAACCGGGTGCGGACCAGCGACGACTGCGAACCGTGGGAGTTCGGAACGGCGGATCTGTTCCGCAGCCTCGCCGCCCGCGGACTGCTCTAG
- a CDS encoding extracellular solute-binding protein — MTAWSGVTWDHPRGYQALRAATRHPDAPVCDIDWDIQPLEGFESAPIATTAQRYDLIVLDHPHIGEALESGALQPLDQLFSAAELASWCADSVGPSARSYEMSGHIWALPLDAATQVSVRRDPGVPLPDTWDQAVELAGEVTAAVPTSGPHLFLTLCGIAVAHGASPGADVFLSESEVGEALEVLRRFVPERPARDDNPIALLERMSGGAGPDYCPHVYGYVNYTRGPRPLRFGDAPRGRGGRRGSVLGGTGIAFSARRTPDDTVLDHVRWLMSARTQCGFLPDEQGQPGSRTAWESDAVNGDTRDFYRATRATIDDAWIRPRHAGAVAFQTAGAEAVRACLFDHHNIRRLAREVNESFEISSRCAATPRNES, encoded by the coding sequence ATGACGGCCTGGTCGGGTGTGACCTGGGACCATCCACGCGGTTACCAGGCGCTGCGGGCCGCGACCCGGCACCCGGACGCGCCGGTATGCGATATCGACTGGGATATCCAGCCACTGGAAGGGTTCGAATCGGCGCCGATCGCCACGACCGCCCAGCGCTACGACCTCATCGTCCTCGATCATCCACATATCGGCGAAGCCCTCGAGTCCGGCGCGCTGCAACCGCTCGACCAGCTCTTCTCCGCAGCGGAGTTGGCGAGCTGGTGCGCCGACAGCGTCGGCCCGTCGGCGCGGTCCTATGAGATGTCCGGCCATATCTGGGCCTTACCGCTCGACGCGGCGACCCAGGTATCGGTCCGCCGCGACCCCGGTGTCCCGCTCCCGGACACCTGGGATCAGGCCGTCGAATTGGCCGGCGAGGTCACCGCGGCGGTGCCGACCTCCGGACCGCACCTTTTCCTCACCCTCTGCGGTATCGCGGTGGCCCACGGCGCTTCTCCGGGCGCGGACGTATTTCTCAGCGAGTCCGAGGTCGGCGAAGCGCTCGAGGTACTCCGCCGCTTCGTACCGGAACGACCCGCCCGCGACGACAATCCGATCGCCTTGCTGGAGCGGATGTCCGGCGGCGCAGGACCGGACTACTGCCCCCATGTGTACGGCTACGTCAACTACACGCGCGGACCCCGCCCGCTCCGATTCGGTGACGCGCCGCGCGGACGCGGCGGTCGCCGCGGATCGGTACTCGGCGGTACGGGCATCGCCTTCAGCGCCAGGCGGACACCGGACGATACCGTGCTCGACCATGTGCGGTGGCTCATGTCGGCGCGGACCCAGTGCGGGTTCCTCCCCGACGAGCAAGGGCAGCCCGGGTCTCGCACTGCCTGGGAGAGCGACGCCGTCAACGGCGATACCCGCGACTTCTACCGCGCGACCCGCGCGACCATCGACGACGCCTGGATTCGGCCCCGGCACGCGGGCGCCGTCGCCTTCCAGACCGCCGGCGCCGAGGCAGTGCGCGCCTGCCTGTTCGACCACCACAACATCCGCCGGCTCGCCCGCGAGGTGAACGAGAGCTTCGAGATCAGCTCACGGTGTGCCGCGACGCCGAGGAACGAATCATGA
- a CDS encoding aldehyde dehydrogenase (NADP(+)), translating to MNDTMDSTVENVLAAAHHARRAARRGTATERATWLRAIADGLDAGAGELADIAHRETALPLPRLRGELVRTAFQARLFADRLERGTLFEVRVDPADPEWPMGPRPDIRRTHVPIGPVLVFAASNFPFAFSVAGGDTISALAAGCPVVVKAHEGHPELARATARIVTEGLRGAGAPAGMFGLVEGHDAGVTAVQDRRIRAVGFTGSEAGGRALFDLAVSRPDPIPFYGELGSTNPVLVTEAGWAARADEIVAGFTESCTLGSGQFCTQPGVVLVPDLAGFLERLTLPAVGPMLNQRIEDGYTAASEAVTSHQDVEIAKTGPSAPGAPSARILTTSAHAALSDPAIITTEIFGPASVVVEYRGAEQALAVLELFEGTLTATVQGAADNDAQVADALDVLSERAGRIIWNQWPTGVTVSDAQQHGGPWPATTAPTSTSVGTAAALRFARPVAYQNLPAAVLPEELRR from the coding sequence GTGAACGACACCATGGACTCGACCGTCGAAAACGTCCTGGCCGCCGCTCATCATGCCCGCCGGGCGGCCCGGCGCGGTACGGCGACAGAGCGGGCGACCTGGCTGCGCGCAATCGCCGACGGGCTCGACGCCGGAGCCGGCGAACTCGCCGATATCGCCCACCGGGAAACGGCCCTGCCGCTGCCCCGGCTACGCGGCGAACTCGTCCGGACCGCCTTTCAGGCAAGGCTGTTCGCCGACCGGCTGGAGAGGGGCACGCTGTTCGAGGTGCGCGTCGATCCCGCCGACCCGGAGTGGCCGATGGGACCGCGGCCCGATATCCGGCGCACTCATGTCCCGATCGGTCCGGTGCTCGTGTTCGCGGCCAGTAATTTCCCGTTCGCCTTCTCCGTGGCCGGCGGCGATACCATCAGCGCTCTCGCCGCGGGCTGCCCGGTGGTCGTCAAGGCGCACGAAGGCCACCCGGAGCTGGCGCGGGCGACGGCACGGATCGTCACCGAAGGGCTGCGCGGTGCGGGAGCGCCCGCCGGAATGTTCGGCCTCGTCGAAGGACACGATGCCGGCGTCACCGCGGTGCAGGACCGACGGATCCGGGCGGTCGGTTTCACCGGCTCCGAAGCGGGTGGACGGGCCCTGTTCGATCTGGCCGTATCCCGGCCGGACCCTATCCCGTTCTACGGCGAACTCGGTAGCACGAACCCGGTCCTGGTGACCGAGGCCGGATGGGCGGCGCGCGCGGACGAGATCGTCGCCGGGTTCACCGAATCCTGCACGCTCGGGTCGGGTCAGTTCTGCACTCAACCCGGTGTCGTACTGGTACCCGATCTGGCCGGATTCCTGGAGCGGCTCACGTTGCCCGCCGTCGGGCCGATGCTCAACCAGCGAATCGAGGACGGGTACACCGCGGCATCCGAAGCGGTGACGAGTCATCAGGACGTCGAGATCGCGAAGACCGGTCCGTCGGCGCCGGGTGCGCCCAGCGCCCGGATACTCACCACCAGCGCCCATGCGGCGCTCTCCGATCCGGCGATCATCACCACCGAGATCTTCGGACCCGCTTCGGTGGTGGTCGAGTACCGCGGCGCGGAACAGGCGCTGGCCGTACTCGAACTCTTCGAGGGGACCCTCACCGCCACCGTCCAGGGCGCCGCGGACAACGACGCTCAGGTCGCCGACGCGCTCGACGTCCTGAGCGAGCGCGCGGGCCGGATCATCTGGAACCAATGGCCCACCGGAGTAACGGTCAGCGACGCACAGCAGCACGGCGGCCCGTGGCCGGCCACCACCGCGCCGACCTCCACCTCCGTCGGAACGGCCGCCGCCCTGCGCTTCGCGCGCCCGGTCGCCTACCAGAACCTGCCCGCGGCAGTCCTTCCCGAGGAGTTGCGCCGATGA
- a CDS encoding MaoC family dehydratase yields the protein MTTPATPTFEDRYFEDYTIGETGTGGTRVIDAADISLFAHLTGDHHPAHTDSGYATPKFGSVIAHGVLTFGVVVGLTVEYNGRAVAYGYDRIRFPRPVVPGDTVRATSEVVDLADHRTPAIGLVTKQYTAVNQHGDTVLVCKHVLAVDRRTQRKEPNL from the coding sequence ATGACGACACCAGCGACCCCCACCTTCGAAGACCGTTACTTCGAGGACTACACGATCGGTGAGACCGGTACCGGCGGAACCCGTGTCATCGACGCCGCCGATATCTCGTTGTTCGCCCACCTCACCGGCGACCACCACCCGGCGCATACCGATTCCGGTTACGCGACGCCGAAATTCGGCAGTGTGATCGCGCACGGCGTACTCACCTTCGGTGTGGTCGTCGGTCTCACCGTCGAGTACAACGGCCGCGCGGTCGCCTACGGCTACGACCGGATCCGTTTCCCGCGCCCGGTCGTCCCCGGGGACACGGTGCGCGCGACGTCGGAGGTCGTCGACCTCGCCGACCACCGAACCCCGGCCATCGGACTCGTCACCAAGCAGTACACAGCGGTCAACCAGCACGGCGACACCGTCCTTGTCTGCAAGCACGTGCTCGCTGTCGACCGCCGGACACAACGCAAGGAGCCGAACCTGTGA
- a CDS encoding MFS transporter, translating to MSTTAPPVQQARRAAAAAAVGSLVEWYDFALYGAAAALVFNSYFFVDSSPTTGLLASFATFAVGYFARPFGGVVFGHLGDKIGRKPVMVVTLGIMGVSTALIGLLPSYQSVGILAPALLVLLRVVQGLGAGAEYAGAIVLSSEAAPVGHRGFYASWSGAGVWVGSALGLGTFQFALWATGDNFEQWGWRIPFLLSLVMLGISLYIRRQVAETASFEQAKSDDTKIPLFELFRTAKGRLALSLGSNFMLSGFSYIPQVWALSYLTNDIGLAAMAGLGINAVVLAAGAAFMPVFGRLGDRVGRRRLFMFGAGFGVLWAFPMFALIDTRVPALIILALVVCFVGAVATCYAAQAAFLAEMFPPAMRYSGVAFAREVSGALLGGTTPLIATALFAGFGHWWPVAVWMVVMATVAFVSVYLSKHYRSDADQGSDDHFNHLTDRPSDAVPTGAH from the coding sequence ATGAGCACAACCGCACCACCAGTCCAGCAGGCCCGGCGCGCCGCAGCGGCCGCCGCCGTCGGCAGCCTCGTCGAGTGGTACGACTTCGCGTTGTACGGCGCGGCCGCGGCACTCGTCTTCAACTCCTATTTCTTCGTCGACAGCAGCCCCACCACCGGCTTGCTGGCGTCCTTCGCCACCTTCGCGGTCGGGTACTTCGCGCGACCGTTCGGCGGTGTGGTGTTCGGGCATCTCGGCGACAAGATAGGCCGCAAACCGGTCATGGTCGTCACGCTCGGGATCATGGGCGTCTCGACCGCGCTCATCGGGTTGCTGCCCAGCTACCAGTCAGTGGGCATCCTCGCGCCGGCGCTGCTGGTACTGCTGAGGGTCGTCCAGGGCCTCGGTGCCGGCGCGGAGTACGCGGGCGCGATCGTGCTGTCGTCGGAGGCGGCGCCCGTCGGCCACCGCGGTTTCTATGCCTCGTGGTCGGGCGCGGGCGTCTGGGTGGGCTCGGCGCTGGGACTGGGCACCTTCCAATTCGCGTTATGGGCGACCGGCGACAACTTCGAACAATGGGGTTGGCGCATTCCGTTCCTGCTCAGCCTCGTAATGCTGGGGATCAGCCTCTACATCCGACGCCAGGTCGCCGAGACCGCAAGCTTCGAGCAGGCGAAGAGCGACGATACGAAAATTCCGCTGTTCGAACTGTTCCGGACGGCCAAGGGCCGGCTCGCGCTGAGCCTGGGATCGAACTTCATGCTCTCCGGTTTCTCCTATATTCCGCAGGTCTGGGCGCTGAGCTATCTGACCAACGACATCGGTCTCGCGGCCATGGCCGGACTCGGTATCAACGCGGTGGTGCTGGCCGCGGGCGCGGCGTTCATGCCGGTGTTCGGGAGGCTGGGCGACCGCGTCGGCCGGCGCAGGTTGTTCATGTTCGGCGCCGGTTTCGGAGTCCTCTGGGCGTTCCCGATGTTCGCCCTCATCGACACCCGTGTCCCCGCCCTGATCATCCTCGCGCTGGTCGTCTGCTTCGTCGGCGCGGTGGCCACCTGCTACGCGGCCCAGGCCGCGTTCCTGGCCGAGATGTTCCCGCCCGCCATGCGGTATTCGGGCGTCGCGTTCGCCCGCGAGGTGAGTGGCGCACTGCTGGGCGGCACCACCCCGCTGATCGCCACAGCCCTGTTCGCCGGCTTCGGACACTGGTGGCCGGTCGCGGTGTGGATGGTGGTCATGGCCACCGTCGCGTTCGTATCGGTGTATCTGTCCAAGCACTATCGCAGCGACGCCGACCAGGGCAGCGACGACCACTTCAACCATCTGACCGATCGGCCGAGCGACGCCGTCCCCACCGGAGCGCACTGA